In the Juglans microcarpa x Juglans regia isolate MS1-56 chromosome 6D, Jm3101_v1.0, whole genome shotgun sequence genome, one interval contains:
- the LOC121234338 gene encoding ubiquitin carboxyl-terminal hydrolase MINDY-1-like isoform X3 — MVRGSCQYVLGNGWFTLWVAAGNVLLLRNNLNLSPETVEVSQEKLLALVAERLIDSNSNLNNKDAGYVENQQQNISDAIDLLPRLATGIDVNIKFRRMDDFEFTPECAIFDLLDIPLYHGWIVDPQDTGTATAIGSKSYNALTGELVALETQNMEGLSQKGELIRNFLKNNASQLTIKGLFCLRDGLKERELCVFFRNNHFSTMFKFDGELYLLATDQGYINQPDLVWEKLNEVNGDTLFMTGNFKEFGAESRANDTLDGNSRPNSQQSGSSDLQLATALQQQEFEEQPQRPNSQQSGSSDLQLATALQQLEFEQQPQRPNSQ; from the exons ATGGTTCGTGGGTCTTGTCAGTATGTACTGGGAAATGGATGGTTTACCCTTTGGGTTGCTGCAGGTAATGTTCTTCTGCTTAGGAATAACTTGAATTTGAGTCCGGAAACAGTCGAAGTCTCACAGGAGAAATTGCTTGCACTGGTTGCTGAAAGACTAATTGATTCCAACAGTAATCTCAAT AATAAGGATGCAGGCTATGTTGAAAATCAACAACAGAACATTTCTGATGCAATCGATCTGCTTCCTCGACTTGCAACTGGCATtgatgtaaatataaaattcaggAG GATGGATGATTTTGAGTTTACTCCAGAGTGTGCCATTTTTGATCTACTGGACATTCCATTGTATCATGGTTGGATAGTTGATCCACAG GACACTGGTACTGCTACTGCCATTGGGTCAAAGTCATACAATGCTTTAACGGGAGAGCTTGTGGCCCTTGAAACACAAAATATGGAGGGGCTATCACAAAAAG GTGAGCTTATCcggaattttttgaaaaacaatgcTAGCCAGTTGACCATTAAGGG CCTTTTCTGCTTACGAGATGGTCTTAAAGAGCGTGAACTTTGTGTATTTTTTCGTAATAATCACTTCAGCACCATGTTTAAG TTTGATGGTGAACTTTATCTTCTAGCTACAGACCAAGGTTACATAAATCAGCCTGATTTGGTGTGGGAAAAATTAAATGAG GTCAATGGGGATACTCTGTTCATGACGGGTAACTTTAAGGAGTTCGGAGCAGAAAGTCGTGCAAATGACACATTGGATGGAAA TTCT CGTCCCAATTCACAGCAGTCTGGCAGTTCTGATCTACAATTGGCAACTGCTCTGCAACAACAGGAGTTTGAAGAACAGCCTCAGCGTCCCAATTCACAGCAGTCTGGCAGTTCTGATCTACAATTGGCAACTGCTCTGCAACAACTGGAGTTTGAACAACAGCCTCAGCGTCCTAATTCACAGTAG
- the LOC121234338 gene encoding ubiquitin carboxyl-terminal hydrolase MINDY-1-like isoform X1 produces MVRGSCQYVLGNGWFTLWVAAGNVLLLRNNLNLSPETVEVSQEKLLALVAERLIDSNSNLNNKDAGYVENQQQNISDAIDLLPRLATGIDVNIKFRRMDDFEFTPECAIFDLLDIPLYHGWIVDPQDTGTATAIGSKSYNALTGELVALETQNMEGLSQKGELIRNFLKNNASQLTIKGLFCLRDGLKERELCVFFRNNHFSTMFKFDGELYLLATDQGYINQPDLVWEKLNEVNGDTLFMTGNFKEFGAESRANDTLDGKYPNYEQSGSSDLQLATALQEQEFEEQPQRPNSQQSGSSDLQLATALQEQEFEEQPQRPNSQQSGSSDLQLATALQQQEFEEQPQRPNSQQSGSSDLQLATALQQLEFEQQPQRPNSQ; encoded by the exons ATGGTTCGTGGGTCTTGTCAGTATGTACTGGGAAATGGATGGTTTACCCTTTGGGTTGCTGCAGGTAATGTTCTTCTGCTTAGGAATAACTTGAATTTGAGTCCGGAAACAGTCGAAGTCTCACAGGAGAAATTGCTTGCACTGGTTGCTGAAAGACTAATTGATTCCAACAGTAATCTCAAT AATAAGGATGCAGGCTATGTTGAAAATCAACAACAGAACATTTCTGATGCAATCGATCTGCTTCCTCGACTTGCAACTGGCATtgatgtaaatataaaattcaggAG GATGGATGATTTTGAGTTTACTCCAGAGTGTGCCATTTTTGATCTACTGGACATTCCATTGTATCATGGTTGGATAGTTGATCCACAG GACACTGGTACTGCTACTGCCATTGGGTCAAAGTCATACAATGCTTTAACGGGAGAGCTTGTGGCCCTTGAAACACAAAATATGGAGGGGCTATCACAAAAAG GTGAGCTTATCcggaattttttgaaaaacaatgcTAGCCAGTTGACCATTAAGGG CCTTTTCTGCTTACGAGATGGTCTTAAAGAGCGTGAACTTTGTGTATTTTTTCGTAATAATCACTTCAGCACCATGTTTAAG TTTGATGGTGAACTTTATCTTCTAGCTACAGACCAAGGTTACATAAATCAGCCTGATTTGGTGTGGGAAAAATTAAATGAG GTCAATGGGGATACTCTGTTCATGACGGGTAACTTTAAGGAGTTCGGAGCAGAAAGTCGTGCAAATGACACATTGGATGGAAAGTA TCCTAATTATGAGCAGTCTGGCAGTTCTGATCTACAATTGGCAACTGCTCTGCAAGAACAGGAGTTTGAAGAACAGCCTCAGCGTCCCAATTCACAGCAGTCTGGCAGTTCTGATCTACAATTGGCAACTGCTCTGCAAGAACAGGAGTTTGAAGAACAGCCTCAGCGTCCCAATTCACAGCAGTCTGGCAGTTCTGATCTACAATTGGCAACTGCTCTGCAACAACAGGAGTTTGAAGAACAGCCTCAGCGTCCCAATTCACAGCAGTCTGGCAGTTCTGATCTACAATTGGCAACTGCTCTGCAACAACTGGAGTTTGAACAACAGCCTCAGCGTCCTAATTCACAGTAG
- the LOC121234338 gene encoding ubiquitin carboxyl-terminal hydrolase MINDY-1-like isoform X2: protein MVRGSCQYVLGNGWFTLWVAAGNVLLLRNNLNLSPETVEVSQEKLLALVAERLIDSNSNLNNKDAGYVENQQQNISDAIDLLPRLATGIDVNIKFRRMDDFEFTPECAIFDLLDIPLYHGWIVDPQDTGTATAIGSKSYNALTGELVALETQNMEGLSQKGELIRNFLKNNASQLTIKGLFCLRDGLKERELCVFFRNNHFSTMFKFDGELYLLATDQGYINQPDLVWEKLNEVNGDTLFMTGNFKEFGAESRANDTLDGNSRPNSQQSGSSDLQLATALQEQEFEEQPQRPNSQQSGSSDLQLATALQQQEFEEQPQRPNSQQSGSSDLQLATALQQLEFEQQPQRPNSQ from the exons ATGGTTCGTGGGTCTTGTCAGTATGTACTGGGAAATGGATGGTTTACCCTTTGGGTTGCTGCAGGTAATGTTCTTCTGCTTAGGAATAACTTGAATTTGAGTCCGGAAACAGTCGAAGTCTCACAGGAGAAATTGCTTGCACTGGTTGCTGAAAGACTAATTGATTCCAACAGTAATCTCAAT AATAAGGATGCAGGCTATGTTGAAAATCAACAACAGAACATTTCTGATGCAATCGATCTGCTTCCTCGACTTGCAACTGGCATtgatgtaaatataaaattcaggAG GATGGATGATTTTGAGTTTACTCCAGAGTGTGCCATTTTTGATCTACTGGACATTCCATTGTATCATGGTTGGATAGTTGATCCACAG GACACTGGTACTGCTACTGCCATTGGGTCAAAGTCATACAATGCTTTAACGGGAGAGCTTGTGGCCCTTGAAACACAAAATATGGAGGGGCTATCACAAAAAG GTGAGCTTATCcggaattttttgaaaaacaatgcTAGCCAGTTGACCATTAAGGG CCTTTTCTGCTTACGAGATGGTCTTAAAGAGCGTGAACTTTGTGTATTTTTTCGTAATAATCACTTCAGCACCATGTTTAAG TTTGATGGTGAACTTTATCTTCTAGCTACAGACCAAGGTTACATAAATCAGCCTGATTTGGTGTGGGAAAAATTAAATGAG GTCAATGGGGATACTCTGTTCATGACGGGTAACTTTAAGGAGTTCGGAGCAGAAAGTCGTGCAAATGACACATTGGATGGAAA TTCT CGTCCCAATTCACAGCAGTCTGGCAGTTCTGATCTACAATTGGCAACTGCTCTGCAAGAACAGGAGTTTGAAGAACAGCCTCAGCGTCCCAATTCACAGCAGTCTGGCAGTTCTGATCTACAATTGGCAACTGCTCTGCAACAACAGGAGTTTGAAGAACAGCCTCAGCGTCCCAATTCACAGCAGTCTGGCAGTTCTGATCTACAATTGGCAACTGCTCTGCAACAACTGGAGTTTGAACAACAGCCTCAGCGTCCTAATTCACAGTAG